In a genomic window of Hippoglossus stenolepis isolate QCI-W04-F060 chromosome 17, HSTE1.2, whole genome shotgun sequence:
- the yars1 gene encoding tyrosine--tRNA ligase, cytoplasmic codes for MADQLSPDEKLDLITRNLQEVLGEEKLKQVLQERELKVYWGTATTGKPHVAYFVPMSKIADFLKAGCEVTILFADLHAFLDNMKAPWELLELRVKYYEQVIKAMLESIGVPLDKLKFVKGTDFQLSREYTLDVYRLSSMVTEHDAKKAGAEVVKQVEHPMLSGLLYPGLQALDEEYLKVDAQFGGVDQRKIFTLAEKYLPSLGYAKRAHLMNPMVPGLTGAKMSSSEEESKIDLLDSKEDVKKKLKKAFCEPGNIQNNGVLSFVKHVVFPLRGEFRIKRDPKWGGEKIYTVFEEVEKEFSEELIHPGDLKASVEVSLNQLLDPIRKKFESPELRKLTNTAYPNPSKTKSGGKGAKAAGGGGGGGEDDELAPSRLDIRVGKIISVERHPDADSLYLEKIDVGEAEPRTVVSGLVAYLSPEDLQDRMVLLLCNLKPQKMRGVESQAMLLCAAIEGEPRRVEPLDPPEGSSPGERVFVEGYETGKADDRLNPKKKVWEKLQVDLKVSDECVAQWKDNQLMTKLGQIKCKTLKGGNIS; via the exons ATGGCGGATCAGCTGAGCCCAGATGAGAAGCTCGACCTCATCACGAGGAACCTTCAG GAGGTCCTTGGAGAGGAGAAGCTGAAGCAGGTTCTTCAGGAGAGGGAGCTGAAAGTTTACTGGGGAACAGCAACCACAGGAAAACCCCATGTCGCTTACTTCGTCCCCATGTCCAAGATCGCAGACTTCCTCAAGGCGGGCTGTGAG gtCACTATCCTCTTCGCAGACTTGCATGCCTTCCTCGACAACATGAAGGCACCCTgggagctgctggagctcagGGTGAAGTACTACGAACAGGTCATCAAGGCCATGTTGGAGAGCATCGGCGTGCCTCTGGATAAACTCAAGTTTGTCAAAGGAACGGACTTCCAGCTCAGCAG AGAGTACACTCTGGATGTGTACCGCCTGTCCTCCATGGTGACAGAGCATGATGCTAAGAAGGCCGGAGCTGAGGTTGTCAAACAGGTGGAGCATCCTATGCTGAGTGGACTTCTCTACCCTGGACTGCAG GCTCTGGATGAGGAGTACCTGAAGGTGGACGCCCAGTTCGGAGGAGTGGACCAGAGGAAGATTTTCACCCTGGCAGAGAAG tACTTGCCGTCTCTCGGTTATGCTAAACGGGCACATCTGATGAACCCGATGGTACCGGGACTGACCGGAGCCAAGATGAGCTCTTCAGAAGAA GAGTCAAAGATTGACCTGCTGGACTCCAAAGAAGAcgtgaagaagaagctgaagaaggCGTTCTGTGAGCCCGGCAACATCCAGAACAACGGCGTCCTCTCCTTTGTCAAACACGTCGTCTTCCCTCTAcgtggag AGTTCCGTATCAAAAGAGACCCCAAGTGGGGTGGAGAGAAAATCTACACGGTGTttgaagaggtggagaaggagttTTCTGAGGAG CTGATTCATCCAGGAGACCTGAAGGCCTCGGTGGAAGTCTCGCTAAACCAACTGCTGGATCCAATCCGAAAGAAGTTTGAGTCGCCGGAGCTCCGCAAGCTCACAAACACTGCCTACCCCAACCCCTCAAAGACAA AATCAGGAGGAAAAGGTGccaaagcagcaggaggaggaggaggaggaggagaggatgatgagCTGGCTCCCTCCAGACTGGACATCCGAGTTGGCAAGATCATCAGTGTGGAGAGG CATCCAGACGCTGATTCGCTTTACCTGGAGAAGATCGACGTGGGTGAGGCAGAGCCGAGGACGGTGGTCAGCGGTCTGGTGGCCTATCTTTCACCGGAGGACCTGCAGGACAGaatggtgctgctgctgtgcaacCTGAAACCCCAGAAGATGCGAGGCGTCGAGTCTCAGGCCATGCTGCTGTGTGCCGCCAT TGAAGGGGAGCCAAGGAGGGTGGAGCCTCTCGACCCTCCAGAGGGTTCATCGCCAGGGGAACGGGTCTTTGTGGAGGGATATGAGACGGGCAAAGCAGATGACAGACTCAACCCGAAGAAGAAGGTGTGGGAGAAACTACAG GTTGACCTGAAGGTGTCAGACGAGTGTGTAGCTCAGTGGAAAGACAATCAGCTGATGACCAAACTCGGACAGATCAAGTGTAAAACACTGAAAGGAGGCAACATCAGTTAA
- the LOC118124740 gene encoding SOSS complex subunit C, translating to MAANPPGPGFPNKARVAILAELDKEKRRLLQSGSMNSPGANIPLSSRPSLKDARDSAEQQHIAAQQKAALQHAHGHSSGFFITQDSSFGNLILPVLPRLDPET from the coding sequence ATGGCGGCCAACCCTCCGGGGCCAGGCTTTCCGAACAAGGCCCGCGTCGCCATCCTGGCGGAGCTGGACAAGGAGAAGAGGCGGCTGCTGCAGAGCGGGTCCATGAACAGCCCCGGAGCCAACATCCCGCTGTCGTCCAGACCGAGCCTGAAGGACGCGAGGGACAGCGCCGAGCAGCAGCACATCGCCGCCCAGCAGAAGGCGGCCCTGCAGCACGCACACGGACACTCGTCCGGCTTCTTCATCACTCAGGACTCCTCGTTCGGGAACCTCATCCTCCCGGTGCTCCCCCGCCTGGATCCCGAAACCTGA
- the mfsd2ab gene encoding sodium-dependent lysophosphatidylcholine symporter 1-B, with the protein MATEEGEEEYSNTSLLNKPLDSDGIKLAKKHEDGNKLSICNKLCYAVGGAPYQITGCALGFFLQIYLLDVAQLDPFYASIILFGGRAWDAVTDPTVGFLVSRSPWTRFGRMLPWILLSTPLAVIAYFLIWYVPPFEDSKVIWYLFFYCLFQTLQTCFHVPYSALTMFITSDQKERDSATAYRMTVEVLGTVVGTAIQGQIVGRANAPCLPGPAEIAAALNNSNMSVSLNHTGPVISLDDTRAAYMIASGVICAIYVLCALVLFFGVREKKDSSRPRSEPMSFFQGIKLVMGHGPYAKLVMVFLFTSLGFMLLEGNFALFCSSTLGFRNDFQNILLVIMLSATLAIPFWQWFLTRFGKKTAVYVGSLSVVPFMILVVCLKSNLIVTYIVSFAAGVGVAAAFLLPWSMLPDVVDDFQVQNPNSCGHEALFYSFYVFFTKFASGVSLGISTLSLDFAGYISRGCSQPEEVHITLKVLVSGAPVALIFVGLTILYFYPIDEERRQGNRKLLQEQRDNETDSETESTELAHIT; encoded by the exons ATGGCcacagaagaaggagaagaagaatacTCCAACACCAGTTTGTTGAATAAACCGCTCGACTCAGATGGCATCAAGCTCGCCAAGAAG cATGAGGACGGGAACAAGTTGTCAATCTGCAACAAGTTGTGCTATGCCGTCGGTGGCGCACCCTACCAGATCACTGGATGTGCCCTGGGCTTCTTTCTGCAGATTTATCTTCTGGATGTTGCTCAG CTGGATCCCTTCTATGCCTCCATCATTTTGTTTGGTGGCCGAGCATGGGACGCAGTGACGGACCCCACAGTGGGATTCCTGGTCTCCCGGAGCCCATGGACACGTTTCGGGCGCATGTTGCCCTG GATCCTTCTCTCAACCCCACTGGCTGTGATCGCTTACTTTCTTATTTGGTACGTTCCTCCCTTCGAGGACAGCAAAGTCATCTGGTACCTTTTCTTCTACTGCCTCTTCCAGACCCTTCAAACT TGCTTCCATGTGCCATACTCTGCCCTCACCATGTTCATCACCTCTGATCAGAAGGAGAGAGACTCTGCCACTGCCTACA GGATGACGGTGGAGGTCCTGGGCACCGTGGTCGGCACAGCCATCCAGGGCCAGATAGTGGGCAGGGCCAACGCGCCCTGCCTCCCGGGACCCGCTGAAATTGCTGCTGCACTGAACAACTCCAACATGTCGGTTTCACTCAATCACACGGGGCCTGTCATTTCCCTGGACGACACG AGAGCGGCCTACATGATCGCCTCCGGTGTCATCTGCGCCATCTACGTCCTCTGCGCTCTCGTTCTTTTCTTcggtgtgagagagaaaaaag ATTCTTCTCGTCCCAGGTCGGAGCCCATGTCTTTCTTCCAGGGAATTAAGCTGGTGATGGGGCACGGGCCGTACGCCAAGCTGGTCATGGTCTTCCTCTTCACCTCACTGGGTTTCATG CTCCTGGAAGGAAACTTTGCTCTGTTCTGCAGCTCCACCCTTGGCTTCAGAAACGACTTCCAGAATATTTTGCTGGTCATCATG CTTTCCGCTACTCTGGCCATCCCCTTCTGGCAGTGGTTCCTCACTCGCTTTGGGAAAAAGACGGCGGTTTATGTTGGCTCCTTG TCTGTGGTTCCCTTCATGATCCTGGTGGTGTGTCTGAAGAGCAACCTGATCGTCACCTACATCGTCTCCTTCGCTGCCGGGGTCGGAGTGGCCGCAGCCTTTCTGCTGCCCTG GTCCATGTTGCCCGACGTTGTTGATGATTTCCAAGTGCAGAACCCGAACTCCTGCGGCCACGAAGCTCTCTTTTACTCCTTCTATGTCTTCTTTACCAAGTTTGCCTCTGGAGTCTCCCTGGGCATTTCCACTCTCAGTTTAGA TTTTGCAGGCTACATCAGCAGAGGCTGCTCTCAACCAGAGGAAGTGCACATAACCTTGAAGGTGCTGGTTTCCGGCGCGCCCGTCGCTCTCATCTTTGTTGGCCTGAccattttgtacttttatcCAATCGATGAGGAGAGAAGGCAGGGCAACCGCAAACTGCTCCAGGAACAGAG GGACAACGAGACAGATTCAGAGACAGAGTCGACAGAGCTGGCCCACATCACGTAG